In Polynucleobacter sp. es-EL-1, the following are encoded in one genomic region:
- a CDS encoding NAD(P)/FAD-dependent oxidoreductase gives MHSPIETDAVIIGSGPVGLFQVFELGLLEIKAHVIDSLPEVGGQCIELYPDKPIYDIPAIPVCTGRELVDNLLQQIKPFAAQFHLNQEVSSLEKQADGRFLLSTSQDQHFLAKTVFIAAGVGAFQPRTLNLEGIEAFVDRQVFYRVKNPDQFTGKKIVICGGGDSALDWVLFFVGKAASVTLIHRRDEFKAAPQSVEKMRALCAAGDLQLCIGQITSLEESDGNLTGIEVSNIDGETQQLPVDALLLFYGLSPKLGPIAQWGLDIDRKQIAVDTACFQTSTPGIYAVGDINIYPGKKKLILSGFHEAALAAFAAAAYLAPEKQIQLQYTTTSPKLHKALGVNPPRFE, from the coding sequence TTGCATTCCCCCATTGAAACCGATGCAGTCATTATTGGCTCCGGTCCAGTGGGACTCTTCCAAGTATTTGAACTTGGACTGCTAGAAATTAAAGCCCATGTCATTGACTCCCTGCCTGAAGTAGGCGGTCAATGTATTGAGCTTTATCCCGACAAGCCCATCTACGATATTCCAGCCATTCCGGTCTGCACCGGTCGTGAGCTGGTTGACAATCTACTGCAACAGATCAAACCCTTTGCAGCGCAGTTTCATCTCAATCAAGAAGTCTCTAGCCTTGAAAAACAAGCAGATGGCCGTTTTCTGCTGAGCACCTCTCAAGATCAGCACTTTTTAGCTAAGACCGTGTTTATTGCTGCAGGGGTTGGCGCATTTCAGCCAAGAACGCTCAATCTTGAAGGCATTGAAGCATTTGTAGACCGACAGGTTTTCTATCGCGTTAAAAATCCCGATCAATTCACTGGTAAAAAAATAGTGATTTGCGGCGGGGGAGATTCCGCCCTTGACTGGGTGCTTTTCTTTGTTGGCAAAGCCGCTAGCGTTACCCTAATCCATCGTCGTGATGAATTTAAGGCTGCCCCTCAATCCGTAGAAAAAATGCGTGCGCTCTGTGCCGCTGGCGATCTTCAACTCTGTATCGGGCAAATTACTAGCTTAGAAGAATCAGATGGTAATTTAACTGGCATTGAAGTCAGCAATATTGACGGGGAAACGCAACAGCTACCCGTCGATGCCCTGTTACTCTTTTATGGCTTATCACCCAAATTGGGTCCTATAGCGCAATGGGGTTTAGATATTGATCGCAAACAAATTGCTGTGGATACCGCCTGCTTTCAGACAAGCACACCCGGAATTTATGCTGTTGGCGACATCAATATTTACCCCGGCAAGAAAAAACTTATTCTGTCAGGCTTTCATGAGGCGGCTCTCGCTGCTTTTGCTGCTGCAGCGTACCTAGCCCCTGAAAAACAGATTCAGCTCCAGTACACCACGACCTCGCCAAAGCTCCATAAGGCGCTTGGGGTCAACCCACCCAGATTCGAGTAA
- a CDS encoding D-glycerate dehydrogenase, with the protein MNTTTNPAHLTRKPKILVARAIFPEALAKLEETFEVRSNQADKVFTPQELQNELATVEGALVTGSERIDAQALSQADQLKIVANISVGYNNFDIPAITAAGVMATNTPDVLTDTTADFGFALLMAAARRITESEHWVRAGKWDQWSIVNNPLGMDLNGSTLGIIGMGRIGKGIARRALGCGMNVIYHNRSRLPADEEKAYSATYVSKEDLLRTADHVILVLPYTAENHHTIGAKELGLMKPTAILVNIARGGIVDDAALAQALQNGTIFAAGLDVFEGEPKVHPELLKCSNIVLAPHIASATEKTRRAMVDLAIKNLTTALAGNKPPSLINAEAFKG; encoded by the coding sequence ATGAATACAACCACCAACCCCGCCCACCTAACCCGAAAACCTAAAATTTTGGTTGCCAGGGCCATATTTCCTGAAGCGCTGGCGAAATTAGAAGAGACTTTTGAGGTTCGCTCTAATCAGGCGGATAAAGTTTTCACCCCGCAGGAGCTGCAAAATGAGCTCGCCACGGTCGAAGGGGCTCTAGTTACTGGAAGCGAACGTATCGATGCTCAAGCCTTATCCCAAGCCGATCAACTCAAGATAGTGGCTAATATTTCCGTAGGCTATAACAACTTCGATATCCCGGCTATTACTGCGGCAGGGGTCATGGCCACTAATACCCCTGATGTTCTTACGGATACAACGGCGGACTTTGGCTTTGCTTTGTTGATGGCTGCAGCTAGGCGCATTACTGAATCCGAGCATTGGGTTAGAGCCGGCAAATGGGATCAGTGGTCGATTGTGAATAACCCATTGGGTATGGATTTAAATGGCAGCACTTTGGGCATTATCGGTATGGGGCGTATCGGTAAGGGAATTGCTCGGCGTGCACTTGGTTGTGGCATGAACGTGATTTATCACAATCGCAGTCGTTTGCCTGCTGATGAAGAGAAAGCTTATAGCGCAACATATGTTTCTAAAGAGGACTTACTCCGCACGGCAGACCATGTCATTCTCGTGTTGCCTTATACAGCAGAAAACCATCATACGATTGGCGCTAAAGAGCTGGGCTTAATGAAGCCCACGGCAATATTAGTAAATATCGCCCGCGGTGGAATTGTCGACGATGCAGCCCTAGCACAAGCTTTGCAAAACGGAACAATCTTTGCAGCGGGATTGGATGTTTTTGAAGGTGAGCCTAAGGTGCATCCTGAGTTGCTAAAGTGCAGCAACATCGTCTTGGCGCCACATATTGCTAGCGCAACAGAAAAGACACGAAGAGCGATGGTCGATCTTGCGATTAAAAATCTCACTACGGCACTGGCTGGCAACAAGCCACCAAGTTTGATTAATGCGGAAGCGTTTAAAGGCTAA
- the fdxA gene encoding ferredoxin FdxA, translated as MTYVVTEACIRCKYTDCVDVCPVDCFREGPNFLVIDPDECIDCAVCVPECPVNAIYAEDDVPGDQQAFIKLNAELSPGWTSITKSKAALPEAEEWKEVKNKLDQLVK; from the coding sequence ATGACTTACGTTGTTACTGAAGCCTGCATTCGCTGCAAATACACTGACTGTGTGGACGTCTGCCCTGTCGATTGTTTCCGTGAAGGCCCTAACTTTTTAGTGATCGATCCAGACGAGTGTATTGACTGCGCGGTATGCGTGCCAGAGTGCCCGGTAAATGCAATCTATGCAGAAGATGATGTGCCAGGAGATCAACAAGCATTTATCAAGCTCAATGCTGAACTATCGCCTGGTTGGACCTCAATTACCAAATCCAAGGCAGCCCTTCCCGAAGCGGAAGAGTGGAAAGAGGTTAAAAACAAACTTGACCAGCTGGTAAAGTAA